A region from the Patescibacteria group bacterium genome encodes:
- a CDS encoding Sua5/YciO/YrdC/YwlC family protein translates to MKTQNPYAKVVLGGGVVGVRYESHANFGLACSAFDIKAVARVLRIKQRSLADKRFSAMGEISRILELMDWDNVPREARPYLESINWLKETFAGKGFLRFPVRRNAGVPAYMTSARNGRLPTNKMEAVLLGKKIPKIAQVWLCKLLCRYEEPVFQLLSWPSSSNAHRLQIGIAPFHLTTSMNI, encoded by the coding sequence GTGAAAACACAAAACCCTTACGCAAAGGTTGTTTTAGGAGGGGGCGTTGTAGGTGTTAGATACGAGTCCCACGCTAATTTTGGACTTGCCTGTTCCGCTTTTGATATAAAGGCGGTGGCAAGGGTTTTGAGAATTAAACAGAGGAGTTTGGCAGACAAAAGGTTTTCGGCAATGGGGGAAATTTCGCGAATTTTGGAACTTATGGATTGGGATAATGTTCCGAGAGAAGCGCGTCCTTATTTGGAGAGTATAAACTGGCTGAAAGAAACTTTTGCCGGAAAGGGGTTTTTGAGATTTCCTGTTCGCAGAAACGCGGGAGTTCCCGCCTATATGACAAGCGCAAGGAATGGAAGACTGCCAACCAACAAAATGGAAGCCGTTTTGTTAGGAAAAAAAATTCCCAAAATTGCGCAAGTTTGGTTATGTAAGTTGCTTTGCCGTTACGAGGAGCCGGTGTTTCAATTGTTGAGTTGGCCAAGCAGTTCCAACGCGCATAGGCTCCAGATAGGAATTGCGCCTTTTCATCTCACCACCTCTATGAATATAAG